From a region of the Drosophila virilis strain 15010-1051.87 chromosome 3, Dvir_AGI_RSII-ME, whole genome shotgun sequence genome:
- the Zasp66 gene encoding uncharacterized protein Zasp66 isoform X3: MTTNRSSYARPAFWKVPSYVHDVKSTPTSTLPFSTSRLTQRRCSNSGNKKRVHFADELHNGVQVGSPSYGELLRGDIIAKIGEYDARDLSHADAQQLFRGAGNEIRLVVHRDNTIAYTQGVNQDAGSGSSSKLPPASPELSQHPHRGPSPFLPGPSHFERALQLPVDTLPQTVFPQLNPSGGYVPATSVFAPKATRDHQQDVAEEQALIVNQPYRTTPLVLPGAKVKKDAPSTDSYLRHYPNPAVRAHPGHDYHDSIMKQRVADTMLHKVVGQDADTGRVFHKQFNSPIGLYSNNNIEDTIRTTVPYKKTVVYDPRNSDTYRAIQEEGGYSSYGQSSPQEVTIPVQTKVYQPNRLVPGKKPVSAPVSRPPYNVVNTHDENIRQSGSFNRLMYSVIGATDY; the protein is encoded by the exons ATGACGACCAACAGATCGTCATACGCTCGACCGGCTTTTTGGAAGGTGCCCAGTTATGTACATGACGTAAAGTCTACCCCAACGTCCACGTTGCCGTTTTCAACATCCCGCCTGACGCAGCGAcgttgcagcaacagcggcaacaagaAGCGTGTCCACTTTGCCGATGAGCTACACAATGGG GTGCAGGTTGGCAGCCCATCGTATGGGGAGCTGTTGCGTGGCGATATTATAGCCAAGATTGGCGAGTACGATGCACGCGACCTGAGTCACGCCGATGCCCAGCAGCTGTTTCGCGGAGCAGGCAACGAGATTCGTTTGGTGGTGCACAG AGACAACACAATCGCCTACACGCAGGGCGTCAATCAGGATGCCGGCTCGGGCAGCAGCTCGAAGTTGCCGCCAGCCAGTCCGGAGCTGTCCCAGCATCCGCATCGCGGACCATCGCCCTTCTTGCCCGGGCCCAGTCACTTTGAGCGtgcgctgcagctgcccgTCGATACACTGCCCCAAACGGTGTTTCCGCAGCTGAACCCCTCGGGCGGCTATGTGCCGGCCACGAGTGTGTTTGCACCAAAGGCGACACGAGATCATCAACAGGATGTGGCCGAGGAGCAGGCACTCATTGTTAATCAG CCATACCGAACCACTCCACTGGTTCTGCCCGGTGCCAAAGTGAAAAAGGATGCACCCAGCACAGACTCATACTTGAGACACTACCCAAATCCAGCTGTGCGCGCCCATCCCGGACACGACTACCATGACAGTATCATGAAGCAACGCGTTGCCGATACCATGTTGCACAAGGTTGTTGGCCAGGATGCCGATACTGGCAGA GTTTTCCACAAGCAATTCAACTCGCCAATTGGTCTGtactccaacaacaacattgaggACACCATCAGAACAACAGTTCC TTATAAGAAAACTGTTGTCTACGATCCAAGGAATAGCGACACCTACAGAGCCATACAAGAGGAGGGCGGCTACAGCAGCTATGGCCAATCCTCGCCACAGGAAGTAACCATACCTGTGCAGACTAAGGTCTATCAGCCGAATAGATTGGTTCCAGGAAAG AAACCAGTTTCAGCGCCAGTATCCCGGCCGCCGTACAAT GTGGTAAACACCCACGATGAAAACATACGCCAGAGCGGCTCTTTCAATCGTCTGATGTACAGCGTTATTGGTGCCACCGACTACTAA
- the Zasp66 gene encoding uncharacterized protein Zasp66 isoform X1 has translation MTTNRSSYARPAFWKVPSYVHDVKSTPTSTLPFSTSRLTQRRCSNSGNKKRVHFADELHNGVQVGSPSYGELLRGDIIAKIGEYDARDLSHADAQQLFRGAGNEIRLVVHRDNTIAYTQGVNQDAGSGSSSKLPPASPELSQHPHRGPSPFLPGPSHFERALQLPVDTLPQTVFPQLNPSGGYVPATSVFAPKATRDHQQDVAEEQALIVNQPYRTTPLVLPGAKVKKDAPSTDSYLRHYPNPAVRAHPGHDYHDSIMKQRVADTMLHKVVGQDADTGRVFHKQFNSPIGLYSNNNIEDTIRTTVPFATSDSYRLKESPLHRPLPTKLDGYKKTVVYDPRNSDTYRAIQEEGGYSSYGQSSPQEVTIPVQTKVYQPNRLVPGKKPVSAPVSRPPYNVVNTHDENIRQSGSFNRLMYSVIGATDY, from the exons ATGACGACCAACAGATCGTCATACGCTCGACCGGCTTTTTGGAAGGTGCCCAGTTATGTACATGACGTAAAGTCTACCCCAACGTCCACGTTGCCGTTTTCAACATCCCGCCTGACGCAGCGAcgttgcagcaacagcggcaacaagaAGCGTGTCCACTTTGCCGATGAGCTACACAATGGG GTGCAGGTTGGCAGCCCATCGTATGGGGAGCTGTTGCGTGGCGATATTATAGCCAAGATTGGCGAGTACGATGCACGCGACCTGAGTCACGCCGATGCCCAGCAGCTGTTTCGCGGAGCAGGCAACGAGATTCGTTTGGTGGTGCACAG AGACAACACAATCGCCTACACGCAGGGCGTCAATCAGGATGCCGGCTCGGGCAGCAGCTCGAAGTTGCCGCCAGCCAGTCCGGAGCTGTCCCAGCATCCGCATCGCGGACCATCGCCCTTCTTGCCCGGGCCCAGTCACTTTGAGCGtgcgctgcagctgcccgTCGATACACTGCCCCAAACGGTGTTTCCGCAGCTGAACCCCTCGGGCGGCTATGTGCCGGCCACGAGTGTGTTTGCACCAAAGGCGACACGAGATCATCAACAGGATGTGGCCGAGGAGCAGGCACTCATTGTTAATCAG CCATACCGAACCACTCCACTGGTTCTGCCCGGTGCCAAAGTGAAAAAGGATGCACCCAGCACAGACTCATACTTGAGACACTACCCAAATCCAGCTGTGCGCGCCCATCCCGGACACGACTACCATGACAGTATCATGAAGCAACGCGTTGCCGATACCATGTTGCACAAGGTTGTTGGCCAGGATGCCGATACTGGCAGA GTTTTCCACAAGCAATTCAACTCGCCAATTGGTCTGtactccaacaacaacattgaggACACCATCAGAACAACAGTTCC CTTTGCCACAAGCGATAGCTATCGCTTGAAGGAAAGTCCTTTGCATCGTCCTTTGCCAACAAAACTTGACGG TTATAAGAAAACTGTTGTCTACGATCCAAGGAATAGCGACACCTACAGAGCCATACAAGAGGAGGGCGGCTACAGCAGCTATGGCCAATCCTCGCCACAGGAAGTAACCATACCTGTGCAGACTAAGGTCTATCAGCCGAATAGATTGGTTCCAGGAAAG AAACCAGTTTCAGCGCCAGTATCCCGGCCGCCGTACAAT GTGGTAAACACCCACGATGAAAACATACGCCAGAGCGGCTCTTTCAATCGTCTGATGTACAGCGTTATTGGTGCCACCGACTACTAA
- the Zasp66 gene encoding PDZ and LIM domain protein 3 isoform X4, producing the protein MSPKLHEFAVTLQRDGQGTPWGIRLVGGNDLDTPLIITRVQVGSPSYGELLRGDIIAKIGEYDARDLSHADAQQLFRGAGNEIRLVVHRDNTIAYTQGVNQDAGSGSSSKLPPASPELSQHPHRGPSPFLPGPSHFERALQLPVDTLPQTVFPQLNPSGGYVPATSVFAPKATRDHQQDVAEEQALIVNQPYRTTPLVLPGAKVKKDAPSTDSYLRHYPNPAVRAHPGHDYHDSIMKQRVADTMLHKVVGQDADTGRVFHKQFNSPIGLYSNNNIEDTIRTTVPYKKTVVYDPRNSDTYRAIQEEGGYSSYGQSSPQEVTIPVQTKVYQPNRLVPGKKPVSAPVSRPPYNVVNTHDENIRQSGSFNRLMYSVIGATDY; encoded by the exons ATGAGCCCAAAACTGCACGAGTTCGCCGTGACGCTCCAGCGTGATGGCCAGGGCACGCCCTGGGGCATACGTTTGGTCGGTGGCAACGATTTGGATACGCCCCTAATCATCACCAGG GTGCAGGTTGGCAGCCCATCGTATGGGGAGCTGTTGCGTGGCGATATTATAGCCAAGATTGGCGAGTACGATGCACGCGACCTGAGTCACGCCGATGCCCAGCAGCTGTTTCGCGGAGCAGGCAACGAGATTCGTTTGGTGGTGCACAG AGACAACACAATCGCCTACACGCAGGGCGTCAATCAGGATGCCGGCTCGGGCAGCAGCTCGAAGTTGCCGCCAGCCAGTCCGGAGCTGTCCCAGCATCCGCATCGCGGACCATCGCCCTTCTTGCCCGGGCCCAGTCACTTTGAGCGtgcgctgcagctgcccgTCGATACACTGCCCCAAACGGTGTTTCCGCAGCTGAACCCCTCGGGCGGCTATGTGCCGGCCACGAGTGTGTTTGCACCAAAGGCGACACGAGATCATCAACAGGATGTGGCCGAGGAGCAGGCACTCATTGTTAATCAG CCATACCGAACCACTCCACTGGTTCTGCCCGGTGCCAAAGTGAAAAAGGATGCACCCAGCACAGACTCATACTTGAGACACTACCCAAATCCAGCTGTGCGCGCCCATCCCGGACACGACTACCATGACAGTATCATGAAGCAACGCGTTGCCGATACCATGTTGCACAAGGTTGTTGGCCAGGATGCCGATACTGGCAGA GTTTTCCACAAGCAATTCAACTCGCCAATTGGTCTGtactccaacaacaacattgaggACACCATCAGAACAACAGTTCC TTATAAGAAAACTGTTGTCTACGATCCAAGGAATAGCGACACCTACAGAGCCATACAAGAGGAGGGCGGCTACAGCAGCTATGGCCAATCCTCGCCACAGGAAGTAACCATACCTGTGCAGACTAAGGTCTATCAGCCGAATAGATTGGTTCCAGGAAAG AAACCAGTTTCAGCGCCAGTATCCCGGCCGCCGTACAAT GTGGTAAACACCCACGATGAAAACATACGCCAGAGCGGCTCTTTCAATCGTCTGATGTACAGCGTTATTGGTGCCACCGACTACTAA
- the Zasp66 gene encoding uncharacterized protein Zasp66 isoform X9: protein MTTNRSSYARPAFWKVPSYVHDVKSTPTSTLPFSTSRLTQRRCSNSGNKKRVHFADELHNGVQVGSPSYGELLRGDIIAKIGEYDARDLSHADAQQLFRGAGNEIRLVVHRDNTIAYTQGVNQDAGSGSSSKLPPASPELSQHPHRGPSPFLPGPSHFERALQLPVDTLPQTVFPQLNPSGGYVPATSVFAPKATRDHQQDVAEEQALIVNQPYRTTPLVLPGAKVKKDAPSTDSYLRHYPNPAVRAHPGHDYHDSIMKQRVADTMLHKVVGQDADTGRVFHKQFNSPIGLYSNNNIEDTIRTTVPNQFQRQYPGRRTM from the exons ATGACGACCAACAGATCGTCATACGCTCGACCGGCTTTTTGGAAGGTGCCCAGTTATGTACATGACGTAAAGTCTACCCCAACGTCCACGTTGCCGTTTTCAACATCCCGCCTGACGCAGCGAcgttgcagcaacagcggcaacaagaAGCGTGTCCACTTTGCCGATGAGCTACACAATGGG GTGCAGGTTGGCAGCCCATCGTATGGGGAGCTGTTGCGTGGCGATATTATAGCCAAGATTGGCGAGTACGATGCACGCGACCTGAGTCACGCCGATGCCCAGCAGCTGTTTCGCGGAGCAGGCAACGAGATTCGTTTGGTGGTGCACAG AGACAACACAATCGCCTACACGCAGGGCGTCAATCAGGATGCCGGCTCGGGCAGCAGCTCGAAGTTGCCGCCAGCCAGTCCGGAGCTGTCCCAGCATCCGCATCGCGGACCATCGCCCTTCTTGCCCGGGCCCAGTCACTTTGAGCGtgcgctgcagctgcccgTCGATACACTGCCCCAAACGGTGTTTCCGCAGCTGAACCCCTCGGGCGGCTATGTGCCGGCCACGAGTGTGTTTGCACCAAAGGCGACACGAGATCATCAACAGGATGTGGCCGAGGAGCAGGCACTCATTGTTAATCAG CCATACCGAACCACTCCACTGGTTCTGCCCGGTGCCAAAGTGAAAAAGGATGCACCCAGCACAGACTCATACTTGAGACACTACCCAAATCCAGCTGTGCGCGCCCATCCCGGACACGACTACCATGACAGTATCATGAAGCAACGCGTTGCCGATACCATGTTGCACAAGGTTGTTGGCCAGGATGCCGATACTGGCAGA GTTTTCCACAAGCAATTCAACTCGCCAATTGGTCTGtactccaacaacaacattgaggACACCATCAGAACAACAGTTCC AAACCAGTTTCAGCGCCAGTATCCCGGCCGCCGTACAATGTAA
- the Zasp66 gene encoding PDZ and LIM domain protein 3 isoform X2, whose translation MSPKLHEFAVTLQRDGQGTPWGIRLVGGNDLDTPLIITRVQVGSPSYGELLRGDIIAKIGEYDARDLSHADAQQLFRGAGNEIRLVVHRDNTIAYTQGVNQDAGSGSSSKLPPASPELSQHPHRGPSPFLPGPSHFERALQLPVDTLPQTVFPQLNPSGGYVPATSVFAPKATRDHQQDVAEEQALIVNQPYRTTPLVLPGAKVKKDAPSTDSYLRHYPNPAVRAHPGHDYHDSIMKQRVADTMLHKVVGQDADTGRVFHKQFNSPIGLYSNNNIEDTIRTTVPFATSDSYRLKESPLHRPLPTKLDGYKKTVVYDPRNSDTYRAIQEEGGYSSYGQSSPQEVTIPVQTKVYQPNRLVPGKKPVSAPVSRPPYNVVNTHDENIRQSGSFNRLMYSVIGATDY comes from the exons ATGAGCCCAAAACTGCACGAGTTCGCCGTGACGCTCCAGCGTGATGGCCAGGGCACGCCCTGGGGCATACGTTTGGTCGGTGGCAACGATTTGGATACGCCCCTAATCATCACCAGG GTGCAGGTTGGCAGCCCATCGTATGGGGAGCTGTTGCGTGGCGATATTATAGCCAAGATTGGCGAGTACGATGCACGCGACCTGAGTCACGCCGATGCCCAGCAGCTGTTTCGCGGAGCAGGCAACGAGATTCGTTTGGTGGTGCACAG AGACAACACAATCGCCTACACGCAGGGCGTCAATCAGGATGCCGGCTCGGGCAGCAGCTCGAAGTTGCCGCCAGCCAGTCCGGAGCTGTCCCAGCATCCGCATCGCGGACCATCGCCCTTCTTGCCCGGGCCCAGTCACTTTGAGCGtgcgctgcagctgcccgTCGATACACTGCCCCAAACGGTGTTTCCGCAGCTGAACCCCTCGGGCGGCTATGTGCCGGCCACGAGTGTGTTTGCACCAAAGGCGACACGAGATCATCAACAGGATGTGGCCGAGGAGCAGGCACTCATTGTTAATCAG CCATACCGAACCACTCCACTGGTTCTGCCCGGTGCCAAAGTGAAAAAGGATGCACCCAGCACAGACTCATACTTGAGACACTACCCAAATCCAGCTGTGCGCGCCCATCCCGGACACGACTACCATGACAGTATCATGAAGCAACGCGTTGCCGATACCATGTTGCACAAGGTTGTTGGCCAGGATGCCGATACTGGCAGA GTTTTCCACAAGCAATTCAACTCGCCAATTGGTCTGtactccaacaacaacattgaggACACCATCAGAACAACAGTTCC CTTTGCCACAAGCGATAGCTATCGCTTGAAGGAAAGTCCTTTGCATCGTCCTTTGCCAACAAAACTTGACGG TTATAAGAAAACTGTTGTCTACGATCCAAGGAATAGCGACACCTACAGAGCCATACAAGAGGAGGGCGGCTACAGCAGCTATGGCCAATCCTCGCCACAGGAAGTAACCATACCTGTGCAGACTAAGGTCTATCAGCCGAATAGATTGGTTCCAGGAAAG AAACCAGTTTCAGCGCCAGTATCCCGGCCGCCGTACAAT GTGGTAAACACCCACGATGAAAACATACGCCAGAGCGGCTCTTTCAATCGTCTGATGTACAGCGTTATTGGTGCCACCGACTACTAA
- the Zasp66 gene encoding PDZ and LIM domain protein 4 isoform X7, with amino-acid sequence MSPKLHEFAVTLQRDGQGTPWGIRLVGGNDLDTPLIITRVQVGSPSYGELLRGDIIAKIGEYDARDLSHADAQQLFRGAGNEIRLVVHRDNTIAYTQGVNQDAGSGSSSKLPPASPELSQHPHRGPSPFLPGPSHFERALQLPVDTLPQTVFPQLNPSGGYVPATSVFAPKATRDHQQDVAEEQALIVNQPYRTTPLVLPGAKVKKDAPSTDSYLRHYPNPAVRAHPGHDYHDSIMKQRVADTMLHKVVGQDADTGRVFHKQFNSPIGLYSNNNIEDTIRTTVPFATSDSYRLKESPLHRPLPTKLDGNQFQRQYPGRRTM; translated from the exons ATGAGCCCAAAACTGCACGAGTTCGCCGTGACGCTCCAGCGTGATGGCCAGGGCACGCCCTGGGGCATACGTTTGGTCGGTGGCAACGATTTGGATACGCCCCTAATCATCACCAGG GTGCAGGTTGGCAGCCCATCGTATGGGGAGCTGTTGCGTGGCGATATTATAGCCAAGATTGGCGAGTACGATGCACGCGACCTGAGTCACGCCGATGCCCAGCAGCTGTTTCGCGGAGCAGGCAACGAGATTCGTTTGGTGGTGCACAG AGACAACACAATCGCCTACACGCAGGGCGTCAATCAGGATGCCGGCTCGGGCAGCAGCTCGAAGTTGCCGCCAGCCAGTCCGGAGCTGTCCCAGCATCCGCATCGCGGACCATCGCCCTTCTTGCCCGGGCCCAGTCACTTTGAGCGtgcgctgcagctgcccgTCGATACACTGCCCCAAACGGTGTTTCCGCAGCTGAACCCCTCGGGCGGCTATGTGCCGGCCACGAGTGTGTTTGCACCAAAGGCGACACGAGATCATCAACAGGATGTGGCCGAGGAGCAGGCACTCATTGTTAATCAG CCATACCGAACCACTCCACTGGTTCTGCCCGGTGCCAAAGTGAAAAAGGATGCACCCAGCACAGACTCATACTTGAGACACTACCCAAATCCAGCTGTGCGCGCCCATCCCGGACACGACTACCATGACAGTATCATGAAGCAACGCGTTGCCGATACCATGTTGCACAAGGTTGTTGGCCAGGATGCCGATACTGGCAGA GTTTTCCACAAGCAATTCAACTCGCCAATTGGTCTGtactccaacaacaacattgaggACACCATCAGAACAACAGTTCC CTTTGCCACAAGCGATAGCTATCGCTTGAAGGAAAGTCCTTTGCATCGTCCTTTGCCAACAAAACTTGACGG AAACCAGTTTCAGCGCCAGTATCCCGGCCGCCGTACAATGTAA
- the Zasp66 gene encoding uncharacterized protein Zasp66 isoform X5: MTTNRSSYARPAFWKVPSYVHDVKSTPTSTLPFSTSRLTQRRCSNSGNKKRVHFADELHNGVQVGSPSYGELLRGDIIAKIGEYDARDLSHADAQQLFRGAGNEIRLVVHRDNTIAYTQGVNQDAGSGSSSKLPPASPELSQHPHRGPSPFLPGPSHFERALQLPVDTLPQTVFPQLNPSGGYVPATSVFAPKATRDHQQDVAEEQALIVNQPYRTTPLVLPGAKVKKDAPSTDSYLRHYPNPAVRAHPGHDYHDSIMKQRVADTMLHKVVGQDADTGRVFHKQFNSPIGLYSNNNIEDTIRTTVPIFIDLSFLEQKRKILEQQKQKDQLAEQQRQQRQQQLQQLYQQK; encoded by the exons ATGACGACCAACAGATCGTCATACGCTCGACCGGCTTTTTGGAAGGTGCCCAGTTATGTACATGACGTAAAGTCTACCCCAACGTCCACGTTGCCGTTTTCAACATCCCGCCTGACGCAGCGAcgttgcagcaacagcggcaacaagaAGCGTGTCCACTTTGCCGATGAGCTACACAATGGG GTGCAGGTTGGCAGCCCATCGTATGGGGAGCTGTTGCGTGGCGATATTATAGCCAAGATTGGCGAGTACGATGCACGCGACCTGAGTCACGCCGATGCCCAGCAGCTGTTTCGCGGAGCAGGCAACGAGATTCGTTTGGTGGTGCACAG AGACAACACAATCGCCTACACGCAGGGCGTCAATCAGGATGCCGGCTCGGGCAGCAGCTCGAAGTTGCCGCCAGCCAGTCCGGAGCTGTCCCAGCATCCGCATCGCGGACCATCGCCCTTCTTGCCCGGGCCCAGTCACTTTGAGCGtgcgctgcagctgcccgTCGATACACTGCCCCAAACGGTGTTTCCGCAGCTGAACCCCTCGGGCGGCTATGTGCCGGCCACGAGTGTGTTTGCACCAAAGGCGACACGAGATCATCAACAGGATGTGGCCGAGGAGCAGGCACTCATTGTTAATCAG CCATACCGAACCACTCCACTGGTTCTGCCCGGTGCCAAAGTGAAAAAGGATGCACCCAGCACAGACTCATACTTGAGACACTACCCAAATCCAGCTGTGCGCGCCCATCCCGGACACGACTACCATGACAGTATCATGAAGCAACGCGTTGCCGATACCATGTTGCACAAGGTTGTTGGCCAGGATGCCGATACTGGCAGA GTTTTCCACAAGCAATTCAACTCGCCAATTGGTCTGtactccaacaacaacattgaggACACCATCAGAACAACAGTTCC AATTTTCATCGATCTATCTTTCCTGGAACAAAAACGTAAAATCCTggagcaacaaaagcaaaaagatCAACTTGCAGAGCAACAACGTCAACAGcgccaacagcaactgcagcagctctatcaacaaaaataa
- the Zasp66 gene encoding uncharacterized protein Zasp66 isoform X8, which produces MTTNRSSYARPAFWKVPSYVHDVKSTPTSTLPFSTSRLTQRRCSNSGNKKRVHFADELHNGVQVGSPSYGELLRGDIIAKIGEYDARDLSHADAQQLFRGAGNEIRLVVHRDNTIAYTQGVNQDAGSGSSSKLPPASPELSQHPHRGPSPFLPGPSHFERALQLPVDTLPQTVFPQLNPSGGYVPATSVFAPKATRDHQQDVAEEQALIVNQPYRTTPLVLPGAKVKKDAPSTDSYLRHYPNPAVRAHPGHDYHDSIMKQRVADTMLHKVVGQDADTGRVFHKQFNSPIGLYSNNNIEDTIRTTVPNQFQRQYPGRRTMW; this is translated from the exons ATGACGACCAACAGATCGTCATACGCTCGACCGGCTTTTTGGAAGGTGCCCAGTTATGTACATGACGTAAAGTCTACCCCAACGTCCACGTTGCCGTTTTCAACATCCCGCCTGACGCAGCGAcgttgcagcaacagcggcaacaagaAGCGTGTCCACTTTGCCGATGAGCTACACAATGGG GTGCAGGTTGGCAGCCCATCGTATGGGGAGCTGTTGCGTGGCGATATTATAGCCAAGATTGGCGAGTACGATGCACGCGACCTGAGTCACGCCGATGCCCAGCAGCTGTTTCGCGGAGCAGGCAACGAGATTCGTTTGGTGGTGCACAG AGACAACACAATCGCCTACACGCAGGGCGTCAATCAGGATGCCGGCTCGGGCAGCAGCTCGAAGTTGCCGCCAGCCAGTCCGGAGCTGTCCCAGCATCCGCATCGCGGACCATCGCCCTTCTTGCCCGGGCCCAGTCACTTTGAGCGtgcgctgcagctgcccgTCGATACACTGCCCCAAACGGTGTTTCCGCAGCTGAACCCCTCGGGCGGCTATGTGCCGGCCACGAGTGTGTTTGCACCAAAGGCGACACGAGATCATCAACAGGATGTGGCCGAGGAGCAGGCACTCATTGTTAATCAG CCATACCGAACCACTCCACTGGTTCTGCCCGGTGCCAAAGTGAAAAAGGATGCACCCAGCACAGACTCATACTTGAGACACTACCCAAATCCAGCTGTGCGCGCCCATCCCGGACACGACTACCATGACAGTATCATGAAGCAACGCGTTGCCGATACCATGTTGCACAAGGTTGTTGGCCAGGATGCCGATACTGGCAGA GTTTTCCACAAGCAATTCAACTCGCCAATTGGTCTGtactccaacaacaacattgaggACACCATCAGAACAACAGTTCC AAACCAGTTTCAGCGCCAGTATCCCGGCCGCCGTACAAT GTGGTAA
- the Zasp66 gene encoding uncharacterized protein Zasp66 isoform X6 has product MTTNRSSYARPAFWKVPSYVHDVKSTPTSTLPFSTSRLTQRRCSNSGNKKRVHFADELHNGVQVGSPSYGELLRGDIIAKIGEYDARDLSHADAQQLFRGAGNEIRLVVHRDNTIAYTQGVNQDAGSGSSSKLPPASPELSQHPHRGPSPFLPGPSHFERALQLPVDTLPQTVFPQLNPSGGYVPATSVFAPKATRDHQQDVAEEQALIVNQPYRTTPLVLPGAKVKKDAPSTDSYLRHYPNPAVRAHPGHDYHDSIMKQRVADTMLHKVVGQDADTGRVFHKQFNSPIGLYSNNNIEDTIRTTVPFATSDSYRLKESPLHRPLPTKLDGNQFQRQYPGRRTMW; this is encoded by the exons ATGACGACCAACAGATCGTCATACGCTCGACCGGCTTTTTGGAAGGTGCCCAGTTATGTACATGACGTAAAGTCTACCCCAACGTCCACGTTGCCGTTTTCAACATCCCGCCTGACGCAGCGAcgttgcagcaacagcggcaacaagaAGCGTGTCCACTTTGCCGATGAGCTACACAATGGG GTGCAGGTTGGCAGCCCATCGTATGGGGAGCTGTTGCGTGGCGATATTATAGCCAAGATTGGCGAGTACGATGCACGCGACCTGAGTCACGCCGATGCCCAGCAGCTGTTTCGCGGAGCAGGCAACGAGATTCGTTTGGTGGTGCACAG AGACAACACAATCGCCTACACGCAGGGCGTCAATCAGGATGCCGGCTCGGGCAGCAGCTCGAAGTTGCCGCCAGCCAGTCCGGAGCTGTCCCAGCATCCGCATCGCGGACCATCGCCCTTCTTGCCCGGGCCCAGTCACTTTGAGCGtgcgctgcagctgcccgTCGATACACTGCCCCAAACGGTGTTTCCGCAGCTGAACCCCTCGGGCGGCTATGTGCCGGCCACGAGTGTGTTTGCACCAAAGGCGACACGAGATCATCAACAGGATGTGGCCGAGGAGCAGGCACTCATTGTTAATCAG CCATACCGAACCACTCCACTGGTTCTGCCCGGTGCCAAAGTGAAAAAGGATGCACCCAGCACAGACTCATACTTGAGACACTACCCAAATCCAGCTGTGCGCGCCCATCCCGGACACGACTACCATGACAGTATCATGAAGCAACGCGTTGCCGATACCATGTTGCACAAGGTTGTTGGCCAGGATGCCGATACTGGCAGA GTTTTCCACAAGCAATTCAACTCGCCAATTGGTCTGtactccaacaacaacattgaggACACCATCAGAACAACAGTTCC CTTTGCCACAAGCGATAGCTATCGCTTGAAGGAAAGTCCTTTGCATCGTCCTTTGCCAACAAAACTTGACGG AAACCAGTTTCAGCGCCAGTATCCCGGCCGCCGTACAAT GTGGTAA